Proteins encoded by one window of Lathyrus oleraceus cultivar Zhongwan6 chromosome 1, CAAS_Psat_ZW6_1.0, whole genome shotgun sequence:
- the LOC127104554 gene encoding uncharacterized protein LOC127104554, protein MAYESDSGYLVDWWYMKMTKMTKIRYARRRNLDNKSRVMLLVWCLNTGAYKIYCPTINKVKFRINVIVKETQVWEWNKSQSNSSAVLTLELTFGDISDFERESASEGDSASESKDESEFEGYSDAEGDSEGEPDSEGESDSHFDGDPDSGGNHAFEDGHAYEGGPTSEGSPTYDIIASSEEDFEQVKPYIWLETMDGSIQRVDVSIITYSPIIYDEVVVNHKGTSRDCAISLPDCVTTKILGHILDYFQFIHIKGCPNKERTSFDEIMAHADKMTLRDLEIAAEKLQFKHLLYLTRKSLAGHFKGKTHDDIRETLYIQDYLTKDDEFGEKLYEEPSIDDILSFINDTSEEKGMSKKNKKKKNKRRKKDKSKVPSKNMNQNSDKVRIYHLLI, encoded by the exons ATGGCTTATGAATCTGATAGTGGATATTTGGTAGATTGGTGGTATATGAAGATGACAAAGATGACAAAGATTAGAT ATGCTAGAAGAAGGAATTTGGATAACAAAAGTAGAGTCATGTTGCTTGTATGGTGTCTCAATACAGGTGCTTATAAGATATATTGTCCTACCATTAACAAAGTTAAATTTAGAATAAATGTTATTGTGAAAGAAACACAAGTGTGGGAATGGAACAAGTCTCAATCTAACTCTAGTGCAGTGTTAACACTTGAGTTAACTTTTGGAGATATTTCAGACTTTGAAAGAGAATCTGCCTCTGAAGGAGATTCTGCCTCTGAGTCTAAAGATGAGTCAGAGTTTGAAGGTTACTCTGATGCTGAAGGAGATTCTGAAGGCGAACctgactctgaaggtgaatctgattcACATTTTGATGGTGATCCAGACTCCGGTGGTAATCATGCCTTTGAAGATGGTCATGCCTATGAAGGTGGCCCAACCTCTGAAGGTAGTCCAACATATGATATTATTGCATCATCTGAAGAAGATTTTGAACAA GTTAAACCTTACATCTGGCTGGAAACTATGGACGGGTCTATCCAACGAGTAGATGTATCAATTATCACATACAGCCCCATAATTTACGATGAAGTTGTTGTAAATCACAAAGGGACTTCAAGAGATTGTGCAATATCTCTTCCAGACTGTGTCACTACTAAAATATTAGGTCACATACTTGATTATTTTCAATTCATCCATATAAAGGGGTGTCCTAATAAG GAGCGTACAAGTTTTGATGAGATAATGGCTCATGCTGATAAAATGACATTACGTGACTTGGAAATTGCTGCTGAGAAACTTCAATTTAAGCATTTGCTCTACCTGACTCGTAAATCACTTGCTGGACATTTTAAAGGAAAAACTCATGATGATATTCGTGAAACATTATATATACAAGATTATCTCACTAAG GATGATGAGTTTGGGGAGAAACTTTATGAGGAACCTTCTATTGATGATATACTTTCATTTATTAATGACACAAGTGAAG AGAAAGGAATGAGTAAGAAgaataaaaagaagaagaataagagGAGGAAGAAAGATAAATCAAAAGTTCCCTCAAAAAATATGAATCAAAATTCTGATAAGGTTAGAATCTACCATTTATT AATTTAA